ctTGGTGGAAACTATGTATTTTTCAAACTAGACGACACCAGTGAAATAACAAATAATGTTAACGATTATTTAGTTAAAAGAGGGATTGCAGTCCGTACGATAGAAGTGTAGCAGGAAGTCCACAAATATAAAGATGCAAATCTCTATCATTTGCAGAAAAAAACTCATGATGTAAAAACTAGCCATATTGATCAGAATATTCCACAAAATTAAGGCTGGGTTCCTTGCAGATAATACTTCCTTGCTTTCCTATGGCCTCGAAACCCTTTTTAGCAGGTTTCAAATGAGACCCTCGTGGTGTGATGGGGAGCTCTTCAGCTCACTCTACCACCAATTATAAAGCAGCAGGCATTCGCTCATCATTTTTCATCCACTTCATggtcaataataatataacacatAATTACATCTACAAACAATTTTTACAGACAAGGACAAACAGACGGTGTTTACCTGTTTAAGTCGTCCACTTCATGatcaataataattacattataaACATAACAGACATTTCTTACAGACAAAGAGAAAACGGACAGTGTTTTACCTGTTAAAGTCATGCAACTTTCTTCCCGGCGAGCATACCTGGCGAGCGCCTAAAAAAATAGTTCAGTATAAATGTGTGTATAGTTAATATAAACAAGGAAAATAAGATAGCACTCAGGATACAACTTAAAGCATCTGGCATTTAGTTAAAATATGAAGGGCAAGGGAAAGAATGAAAAATTCATGATAACTAGAATGAAGAATTTGCTTTGGAAACATTTCTAGGTAGTAAAGTGGCAGTTAATACGAATTCAGGAAAGAAAGCCACTCATCCAGTAGTCTCTACTTCATTAAAAGTGATCACTATGCTCGCCAAGTTTGAAAAAGAAACTCCATCATAACGGCAATGTGTCAAAAAAATTGGTCAACAATAAAAGTATGAATTCTTGAAAAGTCAAGCCATGCCAAAATATTAACCCAGAGTGGAGGCAAGTGGTGAATGACAGCAGGTTAAGAAGTAACTTCATTGGTGAATGGTTAACATTAACAAGTTGTATGGCTTGATTAACCAGTTGCCCATGGGTTCAACATCTTGGCTTAAATTGAAATACCAAGGAATAGTCCCAATCCCAAAAGCCTATGTTAGAAAATTCACACAATATTTTTCTgcaaatataatgaaaaatgcTACGTATATAGGCATACCTGCACTGATTGAGATGCAGCATCGTCTTCTGTTGAAGACCCATCTTCAGAGAATATATTCCTGAAACCCCAAAAGATAGCACAGATGAGGATAAACTATGAATATAAAGGAAGTAATAGGTGTTAGCACTGAGTCTTCACTGATTCAATATCCAAAACTGAGAGAAGCGAAgcattggtctaaagtttcctACTTTCAACAGGAAGAGGATTACATTCAGATTAGTACCGACCTCCATATAGCATTTGAGAAATCACCCGGTTTAGCTTCTGGAAGAAGTGCGGTATCATAGGCAACAATGTTTCCATAAAATATCTTCTCAAGCTCTTTCATCCACTTAGTCAGTAGTAGGTTAACCTTCCATTTCAAATTTGAACGATCATAAATCACCAATACAGAGGCAAGTCCCCATACTACTTTGGATAAATTGCAAAAAGGGAATTTCAGGCAAACTATCGAGGAATAATGATGTCAAACAAGAGCTACTAAATATTCTAAAAGGAAATATTAAGGAAAATTTTCAGTGTACATTGTTCCTGAAAATATATCTACTCATAAATAAATGACTACTTACTCCAGCTTTGGACACTCTTAGCTCCACGTCATGATTGTAAATCTCATAAAGGTATTGCCCAAATTCAACACCCTCATTTCCCTCTTGCTTCAACCGACGCAAACATAACCACATATGAAGTACAAGTAAAGAGAATGTTGTTTTGAATGTTTTCTCCAAGTTAAAAACTGCAAGCGAATAGAAGAAGTTTAGAATGCCAGAAGAGCTTacattagttttaaaaaaactttaaactgATACAAATCAAACTCCTTCCACGCCATGATTACTCGATTATGATTGCAAGCAACTAATTTGTCGAAGCACATATATATCAAATCACCGGAGACACACTAGCACCAAAAAGGATAAACTTTCCCAAACAAGCATGACACAGTTGCCTTTCCTTAAATGGTGGGAACTTCAAAAGCATAAACAAATGTCAACAGGaggaaatgatatttttatccgTCATAAAATGGCCAAAATGTCGTCTTTAGTTTGTTAAGATTTCTATCATCAGAAAATAAATTCTCTAAAACCCCACACGAAAATATAGaacaataagaaaaagaaacattatAAAACAAAGTGCTACAAAACACAACACTCAAACAACATGGTTTTTAAGTCGGTGTATATTCATCACCAGAGAACCTAATACAATAATGAATCAAGAAAAGAATAGAGTGAAGTGATATGAACAGTTTTGTCATATTACCCATGCGGAGGATGAATCTATCATTAAAATTCCATGCACAAATCCATTAAACCTTGTATTCTTATTCTACCAAGTACAAGTCACCaggtatttaaaaatataggaGGGGAAAGCAAGAGCTTCCACTGATAGCAAACAAGCAGAATATCGTAGAAAAGGGCTTCAATAAAAATACCCAAACTACTAGAGATGCATAACTCCTATATATATGAAGCTTTGTATTGTGAGAAAATCATTGGCTGTCAATTTATTCAACCCCAAAGCCGCCCAGAAGACTAAATTAGTGAgattaaagtttcaaaaaaggGTCTGCAACTGTGATTTTGGCCCCAACATCAAGCTTTTTGGGGGTGTCCTCAACCACTACCGCAGTTTAAAACCTAGGATGGGGTATAAGAGCATAATCGTGTGAGTGAATAATCATAAAAGCATAAGTGCATCTGAGCTACAGCTACGGTTGATTATATTGCTACGAGGAGAACGGACCTTCATAAATGGGAGGTTTATCAACTTGTGA
This portion of the Vigna unguiculata cultivar IT97K-499-35 chromosome 6, ASM411807v1, whole genome shotgun sequence genome encodes:
- the LOC114186879 gene encoding ubiquinol-cytochrome-c reductase complex assembly factor 1, with the translated sequence MLRRWSKVVSPISKFGSQSHLNFLKNVTRQSYAGVAPAPTIEDKPQPPAVNPHKMFWSKPCSLALPPDSPLRVEEPNYQGIKRFMLKLMLFYSKQSRSIRGANVVYHRIISQVDKPPIYEVFNLEKTFKTTFSLLVLHMWLCLRRLKQEGNEGVEFGQYLYEIYNHDVELRVSKAGVNLLLTKWMKELEKIFYGNIVAYDTALLPEAKPGDFSNAIWRNIFSEDGSSTEDDAASQSVQALARYARREESCMTLTDKEALYSGNFMFTSLKHENRRGKGPQ